In Camelina sativa cultivar DH55 chromosome 17, Cs, whole genome shotgun sequence, the genomic stretch ATAGGATAGATGCGTGTATAAAATCTATCAAATTATTCATGAAAGGTAATACAAAAATTGGTTATGTTTATGAAATGTGGATTGTTGGAATATGAGATTGTGTAgctgatgttgttttttttgtcgatatttgagctttatattaaagtgtgagtttaGAAGAGTTTAGacattactatattttatggAAATCTTTGGTAATTTAGTTTGGAGATAAGAATAAGATAGGACTTCAATTAAGCATAGATGCCATTAgagaaaactttttaattttaaaatctaagataGTTGTATGTAAGTTGTAATAGGTTGATTatgaaaatgtttgttttagggATAATAGAGATGtatcttctaaaaaaaaaatgtaagatatatatcatatagtatctaaagttaaaatttacaattaagcttttctaataatattaaattttgttttttttttacacatacaacaataacaaccaaccaagaaaaacacaaaaaaatgtataatatttaagAAAGAGTGAGAGAGCATGAGAAAATGAGTATTCATAGGATGGGAAGTCATGGGAGTTacaatttagaaacaaaaagtatgggagttaattgtaatttattatttgttgaaaaaaattgaatagagaaataaagttaatgcaaatttattttatttcagttttaatattaaagtgtgagttaaatgtatatgataaaatgtgttttatttatggtttaatttgaaataattttatcaacTAACTAACTCCGAATCAACCTCCAGCTCAAGCCGTGTTACTCTCTGTTCCCAAGCAATATGGAGACCGTAATACACTCCCCATAACTCCGCTAAAGGCGCAGAACAAATTCCTATGTTCAAAGCAAAACCTCTGCACCATTGCCCCATCCTATCTCGCAGTACTCCTCCAGCTGTGGCCAGACCCGGATTCTCATGTGAAGCCCCGTCAGTGTTCGGCTTCACCCATCCATCACCCGGAGGTTTCCAACAGATCATTCATTCCACTTGTTCACCCCCGCGGTTTCCTACCTGAGCAGCCTTATAAGCAGATTCCACTTCTTTTGCCATACTTGTAACAAACTTCACTTTGTCCCTGTACTTGCTCACTTCGCCAAAAACATGCGAACATCTCCacttaataatatttaatttttttttttttaacacaaacaacaataaccaaccaaccaaccaacaaaaaatcgcaaaaaatttataatagttaagatgaagtgaaagagaatgagagaatgaaaaatGAGTATTTATGGAATGGGAAGTGATGAGAGTTATAGttttgaaactaaaaagtaTGAGagttaattctaatttattgtgtgttgaataaaattgagtggagaaataaagttaatgcaaatttattttatttcagttttaatattaaagtgtgagttaaatgtatatgattaaatgtgtttaatttatagtttaattggaaataattttatcaattttatattaaagtgtgagttaaatttatatgattgaatgtattttatttgtggttgcATTAGAAATAGTTTTTTAGTTTCATATGACAAAATGTGTgttatttatggtttaattggaaatattttatatcttatttCAATTGTAATACTAAAGTatgagttaaatgtatatgattaaatgtgttttatttattgttttgattgAACCGTTTTAGCTTTATATTAAAGGGtgagttaaatttaaatgattgaatgtgttttatttgtggtttaattggaaatgttttttttcagttttatattaaattttgagttaaatatataagataaaatgtgttttacttatggtttaattgaattttcttttaaggtttctattaaagttttaattttaaagtgtatgattaaatgttttatttttggattaattgaaaatatatttttttagttttacatttaaagtgtgagttatatttatttaatttaatatgttttattggtagtttagttaaatttttggtgaataaGTTTTTTGGACAAGTGTTAGTTTTACAGTAGTTGTGGAAGAAAGTTTTAGGAGGTatcctactttattatataagaaagtttaattttaaagtgtaAGATTAAATGACTTATTTGtggattaattgaaaatatatttttttagttttatgtttaaagtgtgagttatatgtatttgattaaatgtgttttattggtagtttagttaaaattttggtgAACAAGTTTTTTGGACAGGTGTCAGTTTTATAGTTGCCATATGTCAAGCTGTGAAAGAATGGAGATGTCGAGATTCCCTTCGACTCGGCTGATTCAAAATCTCGCAGAATTGAACAGATAAGGGGGGAAGGGGTGGGGAAGAGAGAGAtgcgaggaagaggagaagtcGGAAGTCATAGATTCTGTTGGTTTTTATTCGAGAAGTCGACAAAATTATGTGGCCCATTAATGATTTACATATCAATTGGCTTAAACATGagataaaacattattaaaaaaaaatagagaattcAGAAGTGCCACGTGGCAGATAGATAGAGCTTGTTAGAGGTGTaaccctactttattatattagatacGAAAAAAATACTAGATTGTggattaattaatttagttagaTAATTCACCGTCAACATATTCTACGgtacatcaaatttttttaaaaaacgttaTGGTAAAAACGTGGTTGCCAACCCAGAGGCATACCAAATTCACGTTAGTATCACGTGCAGAATTATTCACAACAATTACCATCAATCCATCATCTCAATTCTCACAACTATAATAACAACAAACATCAACCATATCACGCACGTTACAcatatcatcaattcatcatcacccCTATGTTATTCACTATTCAGATTGTATACTATAATGGGTCGAGTTCTATCAAGGCCCAGTAACCCAAATGCCCATCTAAATTAAACATCTTCCTCCAGGGGCACAAGTGGATTTACCGAGCTTTTACCGGCGAGCTGAATGATGACGGAGATCCGCCGGCGTTCACGTCGTCACTATTATCTCCAACGACCGCACAGCCTGAAGCGTTTAAGAATAAAGACGTCAGAGAATAAGACTACGTGTCGTTTGTCTGTTCAACTCCATAACGTTATGTTGTTTTCCCTCTCGCTAAACAACACTTTTTGGTCcgtgttttgttttccttggcTTAGCTCattgttaaacttttttttcttggacaAAGAGCTCATTGTTaaactatacaaaaaaattgggTGATCTGAGTATCTGACCTAAATAATGTCACATAATAACAATAGTTATTATGCACCGTGATATGAATTCCATGTGTGTAAATGTGTAATAATATTGAAATAATCAGCATGacttaagtttttattttcattaatccTATAAAAAAACAGATTGTAGATTACTTGAATTACAATTCATTGCGGGCGTAGTCAAACCCACCAACGAAAGAAAACATTTACATCAAAACTTTAaatcacaattaaaaaaaaaaaaaaacttaaaatttaccATCAAACCAAAATTCTCTGANaaaaaaaaaaaaaaaaaaaaaaaaaatctctgatgAACTTGTTGTGTGTTCAATTAGCATATAAATAGTTGAGCAACTTTGGTAGGTGACCATGGTTccaaaaagaattaagaaaataactatGTGTCAGTTTTCTTTAGTAAATGACTCTTTTTATGGTGGGGTACGGGTAGAGTAGTTACCAAATTAACCTtctaatttacaagttttacaAAAATCTGAAAGTTTAGTATTAGATTTTGTGACTGAAGAAATGCAGAGATAATGCTACAATAAGTCATAGTGAGTACTCAAATTAAAGCTGAGGTTACAGTTGGAAGAGATGGTGGTTGTAATTGTTACGGAGGTGTCTACGGTGATGAGTGAAAGTTATTACAGAGGTGGTGATAgggttattttaaaaaatagcaTGAATCAAGTTTAAATTGCATGTAATTATCGTATAAATAGCATGTGATATTACAAAATAGCATTTTTGGTTGGAGTAAATAGAAAAAGCATGcgatattatcatttttttgaatatatcatgtcatttatataaaaaaacactatGAATtacaatagttttttaaaaaaaacatgatagaTAAATTCGGTGGTTGGAGGTAATGGTAATGAATTCGGTGGATAAAAGATGATGGAGAAGGTGGTAATTGTTACggagatgatggtgatgaaCTCGGCGGAGTAGATTTGTGTTGATGGtggtgaattttttttgaagctttcgattaagaaaaaaaaaaaggaaagatgtttacatattttgataagagagaaataagaaggaagcaagaggaagaagaataaagataaaccaaaggagaaagaaagagaaagaagagagaaggaaagGTGAGGAGAGCAACATAATTTTAAGTTACATAGGGGACACATGGACATGGGTGATagttattttatgaattattttaaaaaatatagtcaTCTATTATATATACTCTAAATAGTTAATTAAGATAACGGTTATAACAATCGGACCTGGTCGTTGTTTGGGTGAACATTTGCAACACTACTAATTATGACCCACATACATATCTTTCCATaacaaatactatattttattagtttagttGTAAAGTGTTGTTTTAACATTtccattttaagttttatttactatttaaatCCTTAATATAGTCGTTTAGGTGAACACTTACAACACTACTAATTATGACCCACATACATATCTTTCGATAACAAAcactatattttattagtttagttGTAAAGTGTTGTTTCAACATTTCCATAATCCATACATATGTATCGAGAAAAGTGTTCAAGTTTAcacttttgttatatattaaatctcGTTTTACATAAATGTCGGTTCGAATGACACTAAAGAGCATGTACGGATGTACCAAAAtctcttaattgttcacaaaataaataaatgtcgttaacatttaaatatatttaaaaataagagtCACGTAGTTTTCATCCCTACTATTTAATGTATTGACCAATGAACAAATTTGTATAATGTATAAGTAaatgataaaacataaaatttaattgtttttttgatataagtaaacaaaacaatctGAAACAACACTTCAAAATGAAGGAAAAAAGTTAGATCCTTAATTAATACACTTTATATGAGGTTCATGTTTctaatcaataattaaaaatattatggataaaatttgaaatttatataattttacattaaacGTACAAAACGACCCCATTTAGAAACAAACTATAAAGCTTTTAATTTCAATCCCTACTTAAGAAGTTAAGATACAAAATATGCAAACGTGAATATCTTAGTACCTACCCATATGCCCAAACCCCACCTGAGCATCACATGCATGATATATACAATCTATAAATACTTAACACAACAACCAATTTCCCAATATCGCAAGTGTTCATTGCTAACGAGCACACAACTCActacatacacacacaaacttcatgatgatgatgataaggagCCTTACCACATCATTACCATACCCTTTTCAAATCCTACTGGTCTTTATCCTCTCCATTGCATCAATCTCTCTACTGGGTCGAATTCTATCAAGCCGCACAAAAACCAAGGACCGATCTCGCCAGCTTCCTCCTGGGCCAAGAGGATGGCCTATCCTCGGCAATTTACCGGAGCTATACATGACTCTTCCTCGGTCCAAATATTTCCACCTTGCCATGAAAGAGCTAAAAACGGATATCGCATGTTTCAACTTCGCCGGAGTCCGCGCCATCACCATAAACTCCGACGAGATAGCTAGGGAAGCTTTCAGAGAGCGAGACGCTGATTTGGCAGACCGGCCTAATCTTTTCACCATGGAGACCATCGGAGACAATTACAAGTCAATGGGAATCTCACCGTACGGTGAACAATTCATGAAGATGAAAAGAGTGATCACAACGGAACTAATGTCCGTTAAAACGTTGAACATGTTGGTAGCTGCAAGAACCATCGAAGctgataatctcgtggcttacGTTCACTCGATGTATCAACGGTCCGAGACGGTAGACGTTAGAGAGCTCTCGAGGGTTTATGGTTACGCAACGACCATGAGAATGCTGTTTGGAAGGAGACATGTCACGCAAGAAAACATTTTTTCGGATGATGGGAGACTTGGAAAAGCGGAAAAACATCATCTTGAGGCTATTTACGAAACTCTATATTGTTTGCCGGGCTTTAGTCCCGCGGATTATCTGGAAAAATGGTTTAAAGGTTGGAATATTGATGGTCAAGATGAGAGGGTGACAGTGAACTGTAATATTGTTCGTAGTTACAACAATCCCATAATCGACGAAAGGATCGAGTTATGGAGGGAAAAAGGTGGTAAGCCTGCTGTTGAAGATTGGCTTGATATCTTTATTACGCTAAAAGATCAAAACGGAAACTACGTGGTCACGCCAGACGAAATGAAAGCTCAATGCgttgtaagtttaaaaaaaaaaaaaaatagtaaccatatatagagaaagatatatatatacactaaataaGATGATCATCTGAATTC encodes the following:
- the LOC104755961 gene encoding dihomomethionine N-hydroxylase, with protein sequence MMMMIRSLTTSLPYPFQILLVFILSIASISLLGRILSSRTKTKDRSRQLPPGPRGWPILGNLPELYMTLPRSKYFHLAMKELKTDIACFNFAGVRAITINSDEIAREAFRERDADLADRPNLFTMETIGDNYKSMGISPYGEQFMKMKRVITTELMSVKTLNMLVAARTIEADNLVAYVHSMYQRSETVDVRELSRVYGYATTMRMLFGRRHVTQENIFSDDGRLGKAEKHHLEAIYETLYCLPGFSPADYLEKWFKGWNIDGQDERVTVNCNIVRSYNNPIIDERIELWREKGGKPAVEDWLDIFITLKDQNGNYVVTPDEMKAQCVEFCIAAIDNPANNMEWTLAEMLNNPEILKKAMKELDEVVGKDRLVQESDIPNLTYLKACCRETFRIHPSTHYVPTHVARQDTTLGGYFIPQGSHVHVCRPGLGRNPKIWKDPLVYKPERHLQGDGITKEVTLVETEMRFVSFSTGRRGCIGVKVGTVMMVMMLARFLQGFNWKLHQDFGPLNLEEDDALLLMAKPLLLSVEPRLAPNLYPKFRP